From Trueperella pecoris, a single genomic window includes:
- a CDS encoding FtsK/SpoIIIE family DNA translocase gives MARTPKPTNSRASSAKRNAPATKRPDVSDAPRSFEGLAFIMLALAIVVALREWFGLSGLLGDVIHHATAGVVGALSIFVPVMLIGVSVKLFRRSVGNTNQRFVIGLGLLTIAITGVMHVALGQPNPAQSFAGIEAAGGVVGFLAGGSLAALVSVWGAVPLLVLLGTYAMLFSLDTSVRDIIDWFKARREARLAAMELHDAETEVIERPARSRVRRGKPEEAEIASDSPESADADASPADVPATQAFSPAADPEPKYQPVQRPKVKVPAIVKKAPKPEPLPPRVEQLELLSNITYTLPPGELLVEGPPGVERSAANDHVVESLTRVFSEFSVDAEVVGFSRGPTVTQYEVELGPGVKVDRITSLSKNIAYAVASADVRILSPIPGKSAIGIEIPNTDRETVMVGDVLKSSVARKQAHPLVVGVGKNVGGQYVVANLAKMPHLLVAGATGAGKSSFINSMITSIMMRATPEEVRMILVDPKRVELTIYAGIPHLITPIITNPKKAAEALEWVVREMDQRYDDLAHYGFKHIDDFNDAVRSGKVTATPGSERKLQPYPYLLVVVDELADMMMVAPRDVEASIQRITQLARAAGIHLVLATQRPSVDVVTGLIKANIPSRLAFMTSSLADSRVILDASGAEKLIGMGDALFMPSGASKPMRVQGAWVTEDEIAAVVKHVKEQMQPVYREDVIPKAEKKVIDEEIGDDLDTLLQAAELVVTTQFGSTSMLQRKLRIGFAKAGRMMDLLESREIVGPSEGSKARDVLVTPEQLPTVLAFIKGEDVKLHTGETSEDEDDRYADADFGDVDVAREPDADSRPYANGEAGAGVDMDAASADEPDEGRTVVINNDRYATDPLAYDETEWDDDPDEDAWQLTGRQ, from the coding sequence ATGGCTCGGACACCTAAGCCGACCAATTCGCGCGCCTCGTCTGCCAAACGCAACGCCCCGGCAACGAAAAGGCCGGATGTTTCAGATGCGCCACGCAGTTTCGAGGGGCTGGCTTTTATCATGCTCGCGCTCGCGATCGTCGTCGCGCTACGCGAGTGGTTCGGCCTGTCCGGGCTGTTAGGAGATGTCATCCATCATGCGACGGCAGGCGTCGTTGGCGCGCTGTCGATCTTCGTGCCCGTCATGCTTATCGGCGTCTCCGTCAAGCTGTTCCGCCGATCGGTGGGAAACACCAACCAGCGATTCGTCATCGGCCTTGGGCTCCTGACCATCGCAATCACGGGCGTCATGCACGTGGCTCTCGGCCAGCCGAACCCCGCCCAGTCGTTCGCCGGCATCGAGGCGGCTGGCGGAGTAGTCGGCTTCCTCGCTGGCGGTTCGCTTGCCGCGCTTGTTTCGGTGTGGGGTGCCGTGCCGCTTCTCGTGCTTCTTGGCACGTACGCCATGCTCTTCTCACTCGACACCTCTGTCCGGGACATCATCGACTGGTTCAAGGCTCGCCGCGAGGCTCGCCTTGCAGCGATGGAGCTTCACGACGCCGAAACCGAGGTCATCGAACGGCCCGCGCGTTCGCGCGTGCGACGCGGAAAGCCTGAAGAGGCCGAGATCGCTAGCGATTCGCCGGAGTCAGCGGATGCCGACGCCTCTCCGGCGGACGTGCCTGCCACGCAGGCGTTCTCGCCCGCTGCCGACCCCGAGCCGAAGTACCAGCCGGTTCAGCGGCCCAAGGTCAAGGTTCCGGCTATCGTCAAGAAGGCACCCAAGCCGGAGCCGTTGCCGCCGCGTGTCGAGCAGCTCGAATTGTTGTCGAACATTACCTATACGCTTCCGCCCGGGGAGCTGCTGGTTGAGGGCCCTCCCGGGGTGGAGCGCTCGGCTGCCAACGACCATGTGGTCGAATCTCTCACCCGCGTCTTTAGCGAATTCTCCGTCGACGCCGAAGTCGTCGGCTTCTCCCGTGGCCCAACGGTCACCCAGTACGAGGTCGAGCTCGGCCCGGGTGTGAAAGTCGACCGCATCACCTCGCTGTCGAAGAACATCGCATACGCTGTCGCCTCCGCGGACGTGCGCATTCTGTCTCCGATCCCTGGCAAATCAGCGATCGGCATCGAGATTCCGAACACGGACCGTGAGACGGTCATGGTCGGCGACGTCCTCAAGAGCTCGGTGGCCCGGAAGCAGGCGCACCCGCTCGTCGTCGGCGTTGGGAAGAACGTTGGCGGGCAGTACGTCGTGGCGAATCTCGCCAAGATGCCTCACCTGCTGGTGGCCGGCGCCACCGGCGCTGGTAAGTCGTCCTTCATTAACTCGATGATCACGTCGATCATGATGCGCGCCACGCCTGAGGAAGTGCGCATGATCCTGGTCGATCCCAAGCGGGTGGAACTGACGATCTACGCAGGCATTCCGCACCTGATCACGCCGATTATTACCAACCCGAAGAAGGCCGCCGAGGCGCTCGAATGGGTGGTTCGCGAGATGGATCAGCGCTACGACGATCTGGCCCACTACGGCTTCAAGCACATCGACGATTTCAACGACGCCGTCCGGTCCGGCAAGGTCACCGCCACACCGGGATCGGAGCGCAAGCTCCAGCCATACCCCTACCTCTTGGTCGTGGTCGACGAGTTGGCGGACATGATGATGGTCGCCCCGCGCGACGTCGAAGCCTCGATCCAGCGCATCACTCAGCTGGCGCGAGCCGCCGGAATCCACCTGGTGCTGGCGACGCAGCGCCCGTCAGTCGACGTCGTGACAGGCCTGATCAAGGCAAATATCCCTTCGCGTTTGGCGTTCATGACGTCCTCGCTTGCAGACTCGCGAGTCATTCTCGATGCCTCCGGCGCAGAAAAGCTCATCGGTATGGGTGATGCGCTCTTCATGCCCTCAGGTGCCTCGAAGCCGATGCGTGTTCAGGGCGCGTGGGTGACCGAAGATGAGATCGCCGCGGTGGTCAAGCATGTCAAGGAGCAGATGCAGCCGGTTTACCGCGAGGACGTGATCCCGAAGGCAGAGAAGAAGGTCATCGACGAGGAGATCGGGGACGACCTGGATACGCTGCTTCAAGCGGCGGAGCTCGTGGTAACTACCCAGTTCGGCTCGACATCGATGCTGCAGCGTAAACTGCGCATCGGTTTCGCCAAGGCTGGGCGAATGATGGACCTGTTGGAGTCGCGCGAGATCGTTGGCCCGTCGGAGGGCTCGAAGGCGCGCGACGTACTGGTCACTCCCGAGCAGTTACCGACTGTCTTGGCCTTCATCAAGGGGGAGGACGTCAAGCTGCACACGGGCGAGACGTCCGAGGATGAAGACGATCGATACGCGGACGCCGATTTCGGCGACGTCGACGTTGCCCGTGAGCCCGACGCCGATTCTCGCCCGTATGCCAACGGCGAGGCAGGCGCCGGGGTTGACATGGACGCTGCATCGGCAGACGAGCCCGATGAGGGCCGCACCGTGGTGATCAACAACGACCGTTATGCCACCGACCCTCTCGCCTACGACGAGACCGAATGGGACGACGACCCGGACGAGGACGCCTGGCAATTGACCGGCCGGCAGTGA
- a CDS encoding ribonuclease J yields MTKTKLPPPIDNGTLRIVPLGGIGEIGRNMTVFEIDGRMIIVDCGVLFPEESQPGVDLILPDFDYIKDRLHQVDGIILTHGHEDHIGGVPYLLRLREDIPIIGSQLTIALVEAKLAEHRIKPYTMVVEEGDIENLGNFECEFVAVNHSIPDALAVFIRTNAGTVLHTGDFKMDQLPLDGRITDLRSFARLGEEGVDLFMCDSTNAEVPGFVASEANIGPVLENVFAQSSGKIVVASFASHVHRVQQVLDAAYKFDRKVCFVGRSMVRNMGIAEELGYLSVPEDTLIDLKNADSVADDEIVYMSTGSQGEPMAVLARIASGSHKTISVGQGDTVIFASSLIPGNENSVFRLINGLMKLGAKVVHQGNAKVHVSGHAAEGELLYCYNILEPEYAMPVHGEVRHLVANGAIAVRTGVPAENVILAEDGSVIDMVDGKCAIVGEVPCGYVYVDGSSVGEIGEAELTDRLTLGEEGFIAIFAVIDAQERKVLTGPHIQARGMAEDDSVFEEILPDVRTALDEAISNESATTYQMQQAMRRVVGRWVARKLRRKPMIIPTVIEA; encoded by the coding sequence GTGACTAAGACGAAACTACCTCCTCCCATTGACAACGGCACTCTACGCATCGTTCCGCTCGGCGGAATTGGCGAGATCGGCCGCAACATGACGGTCTTTGAGATCGACGGCCGAATGATCATCGTCGATTGCGGTGTGCTATTCCCCGAAGAGTCCCAGCCGGGAGTCGACCTCATCCTTCCCGACTTCGATTACATCAAAGACCGTCTTCACCAGGTGGACGGAATCATCCTCACCCACGGCCATGAGGATCACATCGGCGGCGTGCCTTACCTCCTGCGCCTGCGTGAAGATATCCCGATCATCGGATCCCAACTGACCATCGCGCTGGTCGAAGCGAAGCTCGCCGAGCACCGCATCAAGCCCTACACCATGGTCGTCGAAGAAGGCGACATCGAAAACCTCGGCAACTTCGAGTGTGAATTCGTCGCGGTGAACCACTCCATCCCGGATGCGCTCGCGGTCTTCATCCGCACCAACGCGGGCACGGTTCTGCACACGGGCGACTTCAAGATGGATCAGCTGCCGCTCGACGGGCGCATTACCGACCTGCGTTCCTTCGCCCGCCTCGGCGAAGAAGGCGTGGACCTCTTCATGTGCGATTCGACCAACGCCGAGGTTCCCGGCTTCGTTGCCTCGGAGGCGAACATCGGGCCGGTGCTCGAAAACGTCTTCGCTCAATCGAGTGGAAAGATCGTTGTCGCCTCGTTTGCCTCCCACGTTCACCGCGTCCAGCAGGTGTTGGACGCCGCCTACAAGTTTGACCGCAAGGTGTGTTTCGTGGGCCGGTCAATGGTGCGCAACATGGGCATCGCCGAAGAACTCGGCTACCTTTCGGTGCCTGAAGACACGCTCATCGACCTGAAGAACGCAGATTCGGTTGCCGACGACGAAATCGTCTACATGTCCACCGGCTCGCAGGGCGAGCCCATGGCAGTGCTCGCACGCATTGCCTCGGGCAGCCACAAGACGATCTCGGTCGGCCAAGGCGACACGGTCATCTTCGCCTCCTCACTCATTCCCGGCAACGAAAACTCGGTATTCCGCCTGATCAACGGGCTGATGAAGCTCGGGGCGAAGGTCGTCCATCAGGGCAACGCCAAAGTGCACGTCTCCGGTCACGCGGCCGAGGGGGAGTTGCTCTACTGCTACAACATCCTCGAACCCGAATATGCCATGCCCGTCCACGGCGAAGTCCGACACCTCGTGGCCAACGGTGCGATTGCCGTGCGCACGGGCGTCCCGGCCGAAAACGTCATCCTTGCCGAGGATGGTTCGGTCATCGACATGGTTGACGGAAAGTGTGCCATCGTCGGCGAGGTGCCCTGCGGTTACGTGTACGTGGACGGTTCCTCCGTGGGCGAGATCGGAGAGGCCGAGCTCACTGACCGCCTCACGCTCGGCGAGGAGGGGTTCATCGCGATCTTCGCCGTCATCGACGCCCAAGAACGCAAAGTCCTCACCGGCCCCCACATCCAGGCTCGTGGCATGGCGGAGGACGACTCCGTCTTCGAAGAGATCCTCCCCGACGTGCGGACCGCCCTCGACGAAGCCATCTCAAACGAATCCGCCACCACCTACCAGATGCAACAGGCCATGCGCCGCGTCGTCGGGCGATGGGTGGCGCGAAAGCTCCGCCGCAAGCCCATGATCATCCCGACCGTGATCGAGGCCTGA
- the dapA gene encoding 4-hydroxy-tetrahydrodipicolinate synthase, giving the protein MDTPSRSFGSVSVAMVTPFHPDGSIDIDSACKVAVKLVDDGCDALVLSGTTGESPTTHQPEKNELVREVKAAVGGRAMIIAGAGSNDTAHAVRIARGAEESGAQGLLVVAPYYNRPSQEGVYQHIVAVAESTSLPVMVYDIPGRTGVAISDETLDRLAAHPQIKAVKDATGNVPQGFERLNRTGLEYYSGDDSLNFAWLAHGASGVVSVAGHVIASGLRALVSEVDSGDLPAARAEFAKQAGIIEAIMGGGQGAVMAKEAMKMLGVIESATVRLPLVGASDAELAGLRRALEAEGLL; this is encoded by the coding sequence ATGGATACTCCTTCGCGTTCATTTGGCTCCGTCAGCGTCGCTATGGTCACGCCGTTCCATCCGGACGGTTCAATCGATATCGATTCGGCCTGCAAGGTGGCGGTCAAGCTTGTCGACGACGGCTGCGACGCTCTCGTCCTGTCTGGCACGACCGGCGAGTCGCCGACCACCCACCAGCCTGAAAAGAACGAGCTCGTGCGGGAGGTTAAGGCCGCTGTTGGCGGGAGAGCGATGATCATCGCGGGCGCGGGCTCCAATGACACCGCCCATGCCGTACGCATCGCCAGGGGCGCGGAAGAATCTGGGGCGCAGGGCCTCCTCGTCGTTGCTCCCTATTACAACCGCCCCTCCCAAGAGGGCGTCTACCAGCACATTGTGGCAGTCGCCGAATCGACGTCACTGCCCGTCATGGTCTACGACATTCCTGGCCGAACCGGTGTTGCCATCTCCGACGAGACACTCGACCGGCTTGCTGCGCACCCGCAGATCAAGGCCGTTAAGGACGCCACCGGGAACGTGCCGCAAGGATTTGAACGGCTCAACCGCACCGGCCTCGAGTATTACTCAGGTGACGACTCGCTGAACTTTGCCTGGCTCGCCCACGGAGCATCCGGCGTCGTGTCCGTTGCCGGCCACGTCATCGCTTCCGGCCTGCGCGCCCTGGTCAGTGAGGTCGATTCGGGTGACCTGCCCGCCGCTCGCGCCGAGTTCGCCAAGCAGGCCGGCATCATCGAGGCAATCATGGGCGGGGGACAGGGCGCAGTCATGGCCAAAGAGGCGATGAAGATGCTCGGCGTGATCGAGTCCGCCACCGTTCGCCTGCCGCTCGTCGGCGCCTCCGACGCCGAACTCGCAGGACTGCGCCGAGCGCTCGAAGCCGAGGGCCTGCTCTAA
- a CDS encoding DEAD/DEAH box helicase: MNFHGLNHFVDSGSLARGLVYATQGKSLVHSVTEDTIEAESEGSNGEIYSQWIEYALDTDFTSFYGQCSCPVGYNCKHCVSATLIALDLLPTQVKPASSIPSPTMADALTGWRRDMMIMLGVGLGGDGKLALAFDYTAPRQPIPGIPMWKQQSVGKLEILAMREGNRDKWIKSGASLSYLRNGGGEHFQISQAKAVREFVKACDLNMNHSSALFHDTLMMTWVRSPLVAQYLKKCIDAGVELIDAKTKRPLSIDPEPAVASIELTDTGNYLQLVPRLEHPRLGTDYLLVGSPRQLVIWHDGELHLAFIEPTASEEWTYLRDHEVVVPATEREYFERVFLPTLRSVGDLRTNGYVLPEPPRASLRLTLTTTPGPVVNAAWEWVYSDNHGNVFGTYSLWSAPTGQRSREAEAEIRREVSPVVQRVCPPMMGERLHEACKLQGEHLLTLGELTRELRDIGVDVIEDIPAFRRAEDIHVDVDVQESRDWLDLKMAVVVDGQQVELHELLYAFAAGERFTYVGDVYVDLASPDLAKLRQLIDEARLLDDRRRSALRVPKIRQSWWQDLLDLGVIRAAENRWLEAVRHAEEPTPATVPDGLNAKLRSYQEAGFRWLCALRDAGLGGVLADDMGLGKTIQVLAMILRDRERNPGSPWLVVAPTSVVGNWVAEAGRFAPSLKVVGVESTKRIRGTSLAEVAADADVVVTSYTLMRLEADEYRALGITGLVLDEAQNVKNAKSKGFAVAASLGAPSVFAVTGTPIENNLGELWAMFALSAPGLLGSAEKFNDAFRKPIEKAEGRGCEELMATLRRRIGPFLLRRTKQSVSLDLPPKQEQVLHVELRGAHKRMYEVQLEKERQRVLGLEDEDRIEILSALTRLRQLAIDPRLGDEESSAPTSKMDELMPLLDSLVAEGHSALVFSQFTRFLKLVAARLDEAGIPYLYLDGATKGRPALIKRFSRGEAPIFLISLKAGGTGLNLTMADYAILTDPWWNPAAEDQAVDRAHRIGQTRPVHVYRLVSAGTIEEKVVALQDQKRRLLGVISEDGGVSAKLSAAELRALLD, from the coding sequence ATGAACTTTCACGGGCTCAACCATTTCGTCGATTCAGGTTCCTTGGCACGCGGGCTGGTCTACGCCACCCAGGGAAAGTCGCTCGTGCACTCGGTCACGGAAGATACTATCGAGGCCGAGTCGGAGGGGTCGAACGGGGAAATCTACAGCCAGTGGATCGAATACGCTCTGGACACCGACTTCACCTCGTTCTATGGCCAGTGCTCGTGCCCGGTGGGATACAACTGCAAGCACTGTGTGAGCGCTACGCTGATCGCCCTCGATCTGCTTCCTACCCAGGTCAAGCCCGCTTCGAGTATTCCCTCACCGACCATGGCGGACGCGCTCACGGGCTGGCGCCGAGACATGATGATCATGCTTGGTGTGGGCCTTGGTGGAGACGGCAAGCTCGCGCTGGCCTTTGATTACACGGCTCCGCGCCAGCCGATCCCCGGCATCCCAATGTGGAAGCAGCAGAGCGTCGGCAAACTTGAGATTCTTGCCATGCGTGAGGGCAACCGGGACAAGTGGATCAAGTCCGGGGCATCTCTGTCGTATCTGCGCAACGGTGGAGGCGAGCACTTCCAGATCAGCCAGGCTAAGGCGGTACGAGAGTTCGTCAAGGCGTGCGACCTCAACATGAACCATTCGAGTGCGCTCTTCCACGACACGTTGATGATGACGTGGGTGCGTTCGCCGCTGGTTGCCCAGTACCTGAAAAAGTGCATCGACGCCGGCGTTGAGCTCATTGACGCGAAGACCAAAAGGCCTCTCAGTATCGATCCTGAGCCCGCAGTTGCGTCCATCGAACTGACCGATACGGGCAATTACCTTCAGCTGGTCCCGAGGCTGGAGCATCCGCGCTTGGGCACGGACTATCTCCTGGTGGGCAGCCCGCGCCAGCTCGTCATCTGGCACGACGGCGAACTCCACCTCGCGTTTATCGAGCCCACCGCGAGTGAGGAATGGACGTACTTGCGAGATCATGAGGTCGTCGTTCCCGCCACAGAGCGAGAGTATTTCGAGCGCGTCTTCCTGCCGACGTTACGTTCCGTCGGCGACCTTCGTACAAACGGATACGTGCTCCCGGAGCCTCCGCGGGCGTCGTTGCGTTTGACGTTGACGACGACGCCCGGCCCGGTCGTCAATGCGGCCTGGGAGTGGGTCTACAGCGACAACCACGGGAACGTGTTCGGAACGTACAGCTTATGGAGCGCTCCGACCGGGCAACGCAGCCGTGAGGCGGAGGCCGAAATCCGGCGTGAGGTTAGCCCTGTGGTGCAACGGGTGTGTCCGCCGATGATGGGCGAGCGACTGCATGAGGCGTGCAAGCTCCAAGGCGAGCATCTTCTTACGCTGGGCGAATTGACGCGCGAGCTGAGAGACATCGGCGTGGACGTCATCGAGGACATCCCCGCGTTTCGCCGCGCCGAGGACATCCACGTCGATGTGGATGTCCAAGAATCGCGAGACTGGCTCGATCTGAAGATGGCCGTGGTCGTCGACGGCCAGCAGGTCGAGCTCCACGAACTGCTGTATGCGTTTGCGGCGGGGGAGAGGTTTACTTACGTCGGGGACGTATATGTGGACCTCGCTAGTCCCGATTTGGCCAAGTTGCGCCAGCTGATTGATGAGGCGCGGCTACTTGATGACCGGCGAAGGTCGGCTCTTCGTGTGCCCAAGATCCGCCAGTCGTGGTGGCAGGATCTACTTGACCTAGGCGTGATTCGCGCGGCGGAAAATCGGTGGCTCGAGGCAGTACGCCATGCCGAAGAGCCAACTCCCGCCACCGTACCGGATGGCTTGAACGCCAAACTGCGTTCCTACCAGGAGGCGGGATTTAGGTGGCTGTGCGCGTTGCGCGATGCGGGCCTGGGCGGCGTCTTGGCCGACGACATGGGCCTGGGCAAAACCATCCAGGTTCTCGCCATGATCCTTCGCGACCGCGAGCGCAACCCCGGCTCGCCTTGGCTGGTCGTTGCGCCCACGTCCGTCGTGGGCAATTGGGTGGCTGAGGCGGGCAGGTTTGCACCCTCGCTCAAGGTCGTCGGCGTTGAATCGACGAAACGCATTCGCGGCACAAGCCTGGCCGAGGTAGCAGCCGACGCCGACGTCGTCGTCACCTCCTACACCCTGATGCGGCTGGAGGCAGACGAATACCGTGCACTGGGTATCACCGGGCTGGTGCTTGATGAGGCGCAGAACGTCAAGAATGCGAAGTCGAAGGGCTTTGCGGTGGCCGCCAGCCTAGGCGCGCCGAGCGTCTTCGCGGTGACGGGCACCCCGATCGAGAATAACCTCGGCGAGCTTTGGGCAATGTTCGCCCTCTCCGCCCCGGGCCTGCTGGGGTCTGCGGAAAAGTTTAACGATGCTTTCCGCAAGCCGATCGAAAAGGCTGAGGGCCGCGGCTGCGAGGAGCTGATGGCCACTCTACGACGCCGTATTGGCCCGTTCCTTTTGCGGCGCACGAAGCAATCGGTGAGTTTGGATCTGCCTCCTAAGCAGGAGCAGGTGTTACACGTGGAGCTGAGGGGCGCCCACAAGCGCATGTACGAGGTTCAGCTGGAGAAGGAGCGCCAGCGGGTGCTGGGCCTGGAGGACGAGGACCGGATAGAGATCCTGTCCGCCTTGACGAGGCTACGGCAGCTGGCGATTGATCCACGTTTGGGCGATGAAGAATCGTCGGCGCCGACGTCGAAGATGGACGAGCTGATGCCGCTCCTGGATAGCCTCGTGGCGGAGGGACATTCGGCGCTGGTCTTCTCTCAGTTCACGCGCTTCCTGAAGCTCGTTGCCGCCCGTCTGGACGAAGCTGGAATTCCCTACCTCTACCTCGATGGGGCGACCAAGGGCCGGCCCGCCCTGATCAAGCGGTTCTCGCGCGGGGAGGCCCCGATTTTCCTCATCTCGCTCAAGGCCGGCGGCACGGGGCTGAACCTGACGATGGCGGATTATGCCATCTTGACTGACCCGTGGTGGAATCCTGCCGCCGAGGACCAGGCGGTCGATCGTGCGCACCGCATCGGTCAGACCCGACCGGTTCACGTCTACAGGTTGGTGTCCGCGGGAACGATCGAGGAAAAGGTGGTTGCCTTGCAGGATCAGAAGCGTCGCCTGCTCGGCGTCATCAGCGAAGACGGCGGTGTCAGCGCAAAGCTTTCTGCCGCCGAGCTGAGGGCCTTACTGGACTGA
- the dapB gene encoding 4-hydroxy-tetrahydrodipicolinate reductase, giving the protein MMKVAVVGAAGRMGSSVCEAVLAAGMDLVARLDAGDPITEQSLAGADVVVEFSVPDATDANVHAILDAGSHAVVGTTGWTAERLDAVREHAQRVGKNALIAPNFALSAVLAMAFAEKAAAMFESVEVIELHHPDKVDAPSGTATTSAQRIGAARKAAGMVSPDNTQSDPLGTRGGQIEGVRVHAVRLRGLYAHEEILLGNPGEQLTIRQDSFGRESFMPGILLAVREVANRPGLTYGLEPLLNL; this is encoded by the coding sequence ATGATGAAGGTAGCGGTTGTTGGTGCAGCTGGGCGCATGGGTAGCTCAGTATGTGAGGCGGTCCTGGCCGCGGGCATGGATCTTGTGGCCCGTCTGGATGCTGGCGATCCGATCACGGAGCAGTCTCTGGCGGGCGCGGACGTCGTCGTCGAATTTAGCGTGCCTGATGCGACGGACGCGAACGTTCACGCGATCCTCGACGCCGGCTCCCATGCGGTGGTAGGAACCACCGGATGGACGGCGGAACGCCTCGATGCGGTACGCGAACACGCCCAGCGGGTGGGCAAGAATGCGTTGATTGCCCCCAACTTCGCCCTTTCGGCGGTGCTGGCCATGGCGTTCGCGGAGAAGGCGGCGGCGATGTTCGAGTCTGTGGAGGTCATCGAGCTGCATCACCCGGACAAGGTCGACGCGCCGTCTGGGACTGCCACCACGAGCGCACAACGCATCGGCGCAGCGCGCAAGGCGGCCGGCATGGTCAGCCCCGATAACACGCAATCCGATCCGCTTGGAACTCGCGGCGGACAGATCGAGGGCGTCCGCGTCCACGCCGTCAGGCTCAGGGGCCTGTACGCACACGAGGAAATCCTGCTCGGCAATCCGGGTGAACAGCTGACGATCCGCCAAGACTCCTTCGGGCGTGAATCCTTCATGCCCGGCATCTTGCTGGCGGTTCGCGAAGTAGCCAACCGTCCCGGCCTGACGTATGGCCTCGAGCCGCTGCTCAACCTATGA
- a CDS encoding M16 family metallopeptidase, with translation MALHLPLDLPGTVEFDDDGIPTTRTLLPSGIRVLTQHIPGQKSVSLGFWVGAGSRDESAGAEGSTHFLEHLLFKGTHTRTAAEISALGDALGGTMNAATARLYTCYYGRVFAGDVPDLLTLLVDMFCNSKLDRADMELERGVILEELAAADDDVADVAADAILELVMGKHPLARPIGGTFDTVKALDHDHLLDHYRSNYHAGELVVTAAGDVDHDQLLDLLLTELRSVGWNLEDRRPVARRREADVQYAGGGEGAAIRAGRQSAVVVGYPGLPLLDEREEVIVALDTILGGGQSSRLFREVRERRGLAYATYSWQTAYLEGGVAGMTALCAPQNASTVADIMTGALHDIADNGVTDVEIETAFRQRRVRLVFSSESNSFRRSRLGNSELITGRLRSLDEVLEQARAVTGEQVQSLAQDIASSPRSLMIVGPQV, from the coding sequence ATGGCACTACATCTACCACTAGATCTTCCGGGAACTGTTGAGTTCGACGACGACGGGATCCCCACCACGCGAACCCTCCTGCCGAGCGGAATTCGCGTGCTCACGCAGCACATCCCGGGGCAGAAGTCAGTCTCCCTTGGATTTTGGGTGGGAGCGGGTTCTCGTGACGAGTCGGCCGGCGCGGAAGGCTCGACGCACTTCCTTGAACACCTGCTTTTCAAGGGGACTCACACGCGCACGGCCGCCGAGATCTCCGCGCTAGGTGATGCGCTCGGCGGCACAATGAATGCGGCCACCGCCCGCCTTTATACCTGTTATTACGGGCGGGTCTTTGCCGGTGACGTCCCAGACCTCCTCACGCTTCTTGTGGACATGTTCTGTAACTCGAAGCTTGATCGAGCCGACATGGAGCTCGAACGTGGCGTGATCCTCGAAGAGCTCGCGGCGGCCGACGACGACGTCGCCGACGTCGCCGCAGACGCCATCCTCGAACTGGTCATGGGAAAGCATCCGCTGGCCAGGCCCATTGGCGGCACTTTTGACACGGTCAAGGCGCTTGACCACGACCACCTGCTGGACCACTATCGTTCGAACTATCACGCCGGCGAGCTCGTCGTCACCGCGGCGGGTGACGTTGACCACGACCAGCTTCTCGACCTGCTGCTGACGGAACTGCGTAGTGTCGGGTGGAATCTCGAAGATCGCCGCCCGGTTGCTCGGCGCCGCGAGGCCGACGTCCAGTACGCCGGCGGCGGAGAAGGAGCCGCGATACGGGCGGGCCGCCAGAGCGCCGTCGTCGTTGGCTATCCGGGGCTGCCGCTTTTGGACGAGCGTGAGGAAGTGATCGTCGCTCTCGACACCATTCTTGGTGGGGGACAGTCCTCGCGGCTGTTCCGGGAAGTGCGCGAACGGCGCGGCCTCGCCTACGCCACCTACTCCTGGCAGACCGCCTATCTTGAAGGTGGCGTGGCCGGAATGACGGCCTTATGCGCGCCGCAAAATGCTTCTACTGTAGCCGATATTATGACCGGCGCCTTGCACGACATTGCCGACAATGGCGTGACGGATGTGGAAATCGAAACCGCGTTCCGCCAGCGTAGAGTTAGGCTAGTCTTCTCATCGGAGAGTAACTCGTTCAGGCGATCGCGGCTGGGCAACTCGGAGCTCATCACCGGGCGGTTGCGCTCGCTCGACGAGGTGCTTGAGCAGGCGCGTGCAGTGACGGGCGAACAGGTGCAAAGCCTTGCTCAGGACATCGCCTCCTCGCCGCGCTCTCTGATGATCGTCGGTCCGCAGGTTTAG